CATTTCTCAATCACTAAGGGTCCGCTAGTGCCAAGACCAAGTATCATGCGTCCTTCAGAGATTTCATCAAGAGTAGCTATGGTCTGGGCAATAACCGCTGCGGAGCGGCTGTAGATAGGAATTATTCCAGTGGCAAGTTTAATTTCTTTTGTATGAGCAGCTAGCAAACCTAAAATAGAAAAAGCATCTCTCCCCCACATCTCAGGCACCCATATGGAATCGTAGCCAAGTGCTTCAGCTAACTTCGCAAACTCTATAAGTTCATTTTTAGTTATGTTATTCCAGTAAGGACTTACCAGACCTATCTTTGCCACCTCTGAGCTCCTTTAGTAATAGAACTATTTATGGAAACCATAAGATAGGGCATATTATAATTGGAGTTACGCTAAGCACAAGAAATATATCTAAGGAGAATCTAATGGATCATCTAAAACCGGCTGCACAAATTGCACTAAAGGACTGCATGAATCTTCAAAAAGGAGAGAGGGTTCTCATCATAACTGATGAGCCTGCCCGAAATATCGGCTATGCACTTTGGGAAGGGGCAAAGGAGCTTGGGGCAGAGGCAATATTCACTGAGATCATAACTCCTAAATCAAATGGAGAAGAGCCGCCCGAGCCAGTAGCTGAGCTTATGAAGCTGGTAGACGTGATTCTCATACCCACTTCAAAGTCGCTTAGTCATACAGACTCTAGAAGAGAGGCGAGTAAGGCGGGGGTTAGGATCGCCACACTCCCGGGAATTACAGAGGATATGATGACAAGAACTTTAAATGCAGATTACAATGAAATAGCAAAGAAAAGTGACGCGCTCGCAGAAATAATCAGTAATTCCTCAAATATAAGAATTACAACTGAAAAAGGAACGGATATTAATCTTGCTGTAGAAGGTAGAGACGGCCATTCAGATACAGGGCTCAATCATAGCGCGGGGGATTTCAGCAA
This region of Thermodesulfobacteriota bacterium genomic DNA includes:
- a CDS encoding aminopeptidase, which gives rise to MDHLKPAAQIALKDCMNLQKGERVLIITDEPARNIGYALWEGAKELGAEAIFTEIITPKSNGEEPPEPVAELMKLVDVILIPTSKSLSHTDSRREASKAGVRIATLPGITEDMMTRTLNADYNEIAKKSDALAEIISNSSNIRITTEKGTDINLAVEGRDGHSDTGLNHSAGDFSNLPAGEAYVAPMEGKSQGNIVFDGSMAGVGILENE